A genomic segment from Candidatus Brocadia sinica JPN1 encodes:
- the yajC gene encoding preprotein translocase subunit YajC, translated as MMLFLLQAAGKQSSPGGMLSMLLPFILMFVVMYFLILRPQKKKERERKALLSRIKKNDRVVTAGGVHGVITSVRENEIILRVDDAKDVKIKVDRSAIVTVLEVAHDVEDTEESKEEIKGSKEAK; from the coding sequence ATGATGCTTTTTTTATTACAAGCGGCAGGAAAACAATCATCACCAGGTGGCATGCTGTCGATGTTGCTTCCATTTATACTCATGTTTGTCGTGATGTATTTCTTGATACTGAGACCGCAGAAGAAAAAAGAAAGAGAGCGTAAGGCGCTGTTGTCCAGAATCAAAAAGAACGATCGGGTTGTAACGGCTGGTGGAGTCCATGGGGTTATTACATCTGTCAGAGAGAATGAAATTATCCTCCGTGTAGATGATGCCAAAGATGTAAAGATCAAGGTCGATAGGAGTGCGATTGTCACGGTATTAGAGGTTGCTCACGATGTAGAAGATACTGAAGAGTCTAAAGAGGAGATAAAGGGAAGCAAAGAAGCAAAATAA
- the tgt gene encoding tRNA guanosine(34) transglycosylase Tgt has translation MIFRTLAVDKQTKARCGELRLANHSISTPVFMPVGTQGTIKTLTPQQLKETNTKIILCNAYHLCLRPGEKIIRQSGGLHKFIGWDGAIITDSGGYQVFSLTGLTKVSDNGVEFQSPIDGTRMFLTPERMMQIQNDIGADVIMPFDECVPYPCEQDKAGVAVKRTVEWAERCLNAHKNKQQTLFGIVQGSVFRELRIECARKLVEMNFEGYSIGGLSVGEGAFLMNEVLDYTVDYLPQERPRYLMGVGFPIDIINAVERGIDMFDCVVPTRNGRNGCAFTSAGKIKILNSQYKEDKESLDKTCGCYTCRNFTRAYLRHLFLANEILGLTLISLHNIFYFQNLMQQIRESIMKGGFKDFKAEFLLKQSE, from the coding sequence CAGTTTTTATGCCGGTTGGCACGCAAGGAACGATCAAGACTTTAACGCCGCAGCAACTCAAGGAGACGAATACAAAGATTATTTTGTGTAATGCATATCATCTCTGCCTCAGGCCGGGGGAGAAAATTATTAGACAATCAGGCGGACTCCATAAATTTATAGGATGGGATGGTGCGATTATTACTGATAGTGGTGGATACCAGGTTTTTTCACTTACTGGTTTGACAAAGGTTTCAGACAACGGAGTGGAATTTCAATCCCCTATTGATGGAACAAGGATGTTCCTTACCCCCGAAAGGATGATGCAAATACAAAATGATATCGGGGCGGATGTTATTATGCCGTTTGACGAATGCGTGCCGTACCCCTGTGAACAGGACAAAGCGGGTGTGGCGGTAAAAAGGACAGTTGAATGGGCGGAACGCTGTCTGAATGCACACAAAAATAAACAACAAACGCTCTTTGGTATTGTTCAAGGAAGTGTCTTCAGGGAATTGCGTATTGAATGTGCCAGAAAACTTGTAGAAATGAATTTCGAGGGATACTCAATTGGGGGTCTCAGTGTTGGTGAAGGTGCATTCCTGATGAACGAGGTACTTGACTATACCGTAGATTATTTACCGCAGGAGAGACCCCGGTATCTGATGGGTGTTGGGTTTCCCATTGATATCATAAATGCTGTAGAACGCGGGATTGATATGTTTGATTGCGTTGTTCCCACACGCAATGGAAGAAATGGGTGTGCCTTTACAAGCGCCGGTAAAATAAAGATCCTGAATAGCCAATATAAAGAAGACAAAGAGTCTCTGGACAAGACGTGTGGCTGTTATACATGCCGGAATTTTACAAGGGCATATTTGCGGCATCTCTTTCTGGCAAACGAAATCTTGGGCTTAACCTTGATTTCATTACACAACATATTTTATTTTCAAAACCTGATGCAGCAGATAAGAGAATCCATTATGAAAGGCGGATTTAAGGATTTTAAAGCAGAATTTTTATTAAAACAGTCTGAGTGA